Proteins encoded within one genomic window of bacterium (Candidatus Blackallbacteria) CG13_big_fil_rev_8_21_14_2_50_49_14:
- a CDS encoding P-aminobenzoate N-oxygenase AurF, with translation MSPNTLLNTFDKPVSLLEDQKTYKKVALNLKRNQKQDNTDALDALAENFNYAACAHEYWNPEEFSLLYGTPLWDQASQAQRVLLNQLYWIGYYSQIISAEIATIFLNQTAAAGMYGMEDFRIVCDALDFESHQERAHINAFKTVSEAVEKEVFGERIFSYPMKNFASETMIFQNTNPLRERWKKFQLHFFSYLSSENAFIASQYLTVRGMRTLNGKIVQHQLSQYYMKHPDQENAPIPAKISYHHFLDESYHFNSSTLIGHEVVKTLKPPTAFERKIVNLAIKGCQKDHFNFNCSVNGIFWYEPALFDTIYRILRSKVFGFEHAQALEMLYQCFCEENQGVHLAYHTHKVARDSYEQYLSDLDFLSPENKSVALMKQSSIENYLQTNRKAFQRFRPAVA, from the coding sequence ATGAGCCCCAACACACTCCTCAATACATTTGATAAACCGGTTTCGCTTTTAGAAGATCAAAAGACCTATAAAAAGGTCGCTCTGAATCTGAAGCGCAACCAAAAACAAGACAATACCGATGCGCTCGACGCGCTGGCAGAAAATTTTAACTACGCAGCCTGCGCCCATGAATACTGGAACCCCGAAGAGTTTTCTCTGCTCTATGGCACCCCTCTTTGGGATCAGGCCAGTCAGGCCCAGCGGGTTCTGCTCAATCAGCTTTACTGGATTGGCTATTATTCTCAGATTATCTCTGCTGAGATTGCCACCATCTTTCTCAACCAGACCGCTGCCGCAGGAATGTATGGCATGGAAGATTTTCGCATTGTCTGCGATGCCCTCGATTTTGAGTCTCACCAGGAGCGCGCACATATCAATGCCTTCAAAACCGTTTCAGAAGCCGTTGAAAAAGAAGTTTTCGGCGAGCGGATCTTCAGCTACCCCATGAAAAACTTCGCCAGCGAAACCATGATTTTTCAAAATACCAACCCCCTGCGCGAACGCTGGAAAAAATTCCAATTGCATTTCTTCTCCTATCTCTCCTCTGAAAACGCCTTTATAGCCAGTCAATACCTAACCGTACGGGGCATGCGCACTTTAAATGGCAAAATTGTGCAGCACCAGCTCAGCCAATACTATATGAAGCACCCCGATCAAGAAAATGCACCGATCCCCGCCAAAATCAGCTACCACCATTTTCTCGACGAATCCTATCATTTCAACAGCTCGACCCTGATTGGCCATGAGGTCGTCAAAACCCTCAAGCCCCCCACAGCCTTCGAAAGAAAGATTGTCAATCTGGCGATCAAGGGCTGTCAAAAAGATCATTTCAATTTCAACTGTTCGGTCAATGGCATTTTCTGGTATGAACCCGCCCTGTTTGATACCATCTACCGCATTCTGCGCAGCAAGGTCTTTGGTTTTGAGCACGCCCAGGCGCTTGAGATGCTGTATCAATGCTTCTGCGAAGAAAACCAGGGTGTACATCTGGCCTACCACACCCACAAAGTGGCGCGCGACTCCTATGAACAATACCTGAGTGATCTGGATTTTCTCAGCCCTGAAAACAAAAGCGTTGCCCTGATGAAACAATCCAGTATTGAAAACTATCTGCAGACCAATCGCAAAGCCTTTCAGCGCTTTCGGCCCGCAGTCGCCTGA
- a CDS encoding DUF366 domain-containing protein codes for MHIHLHTDPLPYYGPELTSHFIYNHFGLRGDAMVAFAGPCRVQLNDMVDLEDVHADAPIFSELMLHFLIEHFQTPLETMVLRQRLLTAQIQNLLHAHGQNQIRRSGDDLYDAKNKLSVSIATVSPVSGLIHFGINISSANTPVSTRGLADYEIDWQTFAQETLNAYAKEDASIRLALTKVRWVH; via the coding sequence ATGCATATCCACCTCCACACCGATCCCTTGCCCTATTATGGCCCAGAATTGACCTCTCATTTCATTTACAACCACTTTGGCCTGCGTGGCGACGCCATGGTCGCCTTTGCTGGCCCCTGCCGTGTACAACTTAATGACATGGTAGACCTCGAAGATGTTCACGCCGATGCCCCTATTTTCAGTGAACTGATGTTACATTTTCTGATTGAACATTTCCAAACACCCCTCGAAACCATGGTCTTGCGCCAACGTCTGCTTACTGCTCAGATTCAAAATTTACTTCACGCCCACGGTCAAAACCAGATTCGGCGTTCAGGGGATGATCTCTATGACGCCAAAAACAAACTTTCGGTTTCAATTGCCACCGTTAGCCCTGTTTCTGGCTTGATTCACTTTGGCATCAATATTTCAAGTGCCAATACCCCCGTCTCAACCCGCGGCTTAGCCGATTATGAAATTGACTGGCAAACCTTTGCCCAGGAAACCCTCAATGCCTATGCCAAAGAAGATGCTTCTATCCGCTTGGCCTTGACCAAGGTACGCTGGGTTCACTGA
- a CDS encoding NAD-dependent epimerase, with product MFSQYQQQKVLILGGLGFIGSNLAQRLVAVGAKVTLVDNFLPDHGANWFNLDGIREQVQVHLSDLRQAEALRELIRDQAVIFNIAAQTSHSDSMRDPFLDLDINAKGNLTLLEACRAVNPEARIVFAGTRAFYGAPPTLPVNEASPVLPRDIYSINRFAAEQYHFIYHLHYGLPVTSLRIGNIYGPRAQMQHPKYNVLNFFVRLALEDQSIKIYGDGMQIRDYLHVQDACEAMLLAGLHPAAVGQIFNIGAGFGSAFIELARTIIRLAGSGRIEQVEWPAGSRNYDVGDFVMEIGKIQNDLDWQPRRSLEEGLQDTLEFYRKNYHYYW from the coding sequence GTGTTTTCGCAATATCAGCAGCAAAAAGTTTTGATCCTGGGCGGCCTGGGATTTATTGGCAGCAACCTGGCTCAGCGCTTGGTGGCTGTTGGAGCCAAGGTGACACTTGTCGATAATTTCTTGCCCGATCATGGCGCCAATTGGTTTAATCTGGATGGCATCCGTGAGCAGGTTCAAGTACATCTTTCTGATTTGCGCCAGGCAGAGGCGCTGCGTGAATTGATCCGCGATCAGGCGGTCATTTTCAATATTGCAGCCCAAACCAGCCATTCTGACAGTATGCGGGATCCCTTTCTGGATTTGGATATCAACGCCAAGGGCAATCTCACTTTGCTGGAGGCCTGCCGTGCGGTAAACCCTGAGGCCCGGATTGTTTTTGCGGGTACGCGAGCGTTTTATGGGGCACCCCCCACTTTGCCCGTGAATGAAGCTTCTCCGGTTTTGCCACGGGATATTTACTCGATCAACCGTTTCGCAGCTGAGCAATACCATTTTATTTATCATCTGCATTATGGTTTGCCGGTAACATCACTGCGGATTGGCAATATTTATGGGCCTCGGGCCCAGATGCAGCATCCCAAGTACAATGTTTTGAACTTTTTCGTCAGGCTCGCACTTGAAGACCAGTCGATCAAAATCTATGGCGATGGTATGCAAATCCGTGATTATCTGCATGTGCAGGATGCCTGTGAGGCGATGCTACTTGCCGGATTACACCCTGCAGCCGTGGGGCAGATCTTTAATATTGGGGCGGGTTTTGGCTCGGCCTTTATTGAGCTTGCCCGTACGATTATTCGCCTGGCGGGTTCTGGTCGGATTGAACAGGTTGAATGGCCTGCGGGCAGTCGCAATTATGACGTGGGTGATTTTGTGATGGAAATTGGCAAAATTCAGAATGATCTCGATTGGCAACCCCGACGGAGTCTTGAAGAAGGGCTTCAGGATACACTTGAATTCTATCGAAAAAATTATCATTACTATTGGTAA
- a CDS encoding lysozyme — MIFLFFIALGGVALILKGDLWLNRPSLRRYPIQGLDVSAHQGEIDWPQVAKGPWSFVYIKASEGGDFRDPRFALNWQGSREVGLLRGAYHFFTFCRSGSEQAQNFISLLPSEPDLLPPVVDLEFGGNCKKRPSQQALVKEVQIFLDQVEKHTHQKPLLYVTDTFAKTYLKQNAFSDYSLWVRDILREPVLFNQRVWLFWQFSNRGRVAGIQGFVDQNVFAGSPAEFRRWYRPQSQ; from the coding sequence ATGATTTTTTTATTTTTCATCGCTTTAGGCGGCGTGGCTTTGATCTTAAAAGGAGATCTCTGGTTGAATAGGCCCTCTTTGAGACGCTATCCGATTCAAGGGCTTGATGTTTCTGCGCATCAGGGAGAAATTGACTGGCCTCAAGTTGCAAAAGGACCTTGGAGTTTCGTCTATATCAAGGCCAGCGAGGGAGGCGATTTTCGTGACCCGCGTTTTGCTCTGAATTGGCAGGGGAGTCGTGAGGTGGGGCTTTTGCGCGGAGCTTATCATTTTTTTACTTTTTGCCGCAGTGGGTCAGAACAAGCGCAAAATTTTATTTCACTTTTGCCTTCTGAACCCGATTTACTTCCGCCCGTCGTTGATCTGGAATTTGGGGGCAATTGCAAAAAACGTCCCAGCCAACAAGCCTTGGTGAAGGAAGTGCAGATCTTTTTAGACCAAGTTGAAAAACATACCCATCAAAAACCACTTCTCTATGTCACGGATACCTTTGCCAAAACCTATCTGAAACAAAACGCTTTTTCTGATTATTCCCTCTGGGTGCGAGATATTCTGCGCGAACCTGTTCTATTCAATCAGCGGGTTTGGCTTTTTTGGCAGTTCAGCAATCGGGGACGCGTAGCCGGTATTCAGGGGTTTGTCGATCAAAATGTTTTTGCCGGCAGTCCAGCCGAATTCAGGCGTTGGTATAGACCCCAATCTCAGTGA
- a CDS encoding 2-nitropropane dioxygenase — protein MTYQTPFSEQLGLEVPLICGPMYPCSNKELVAAVSAAGGLGVVQPLSMVFVYGDDFREGLRWIRSQTDRPIGMNVLIEKSAKAYEERMQTWVEIALEEGVRFFLTSLGNPRWVVEKVRPLGGIVYHDVTERKWALKALEADVDGLICVNERAGGHAGQRSAERLLADLKDLGKPLICAGGIGDPQAFREALEMGYAGVQMGTRFIATQECKAHEDYKQAILKAHAEDIVLTDRLSGTPCAIIKTPAVERMGINASWLEKKLLKNRRTKYLMRTLYALQSVWKLKQAALKGNGYKDFWQAGKSVETIHEVLPAAEIVKSFAAALESEVSVSET, from the coding sequence ATGACATATCAAACCCCTTTTAGCGAACAGCTGGGCCTTGAGGTTCCGCTGATCTGTGGCCCGATGTATCCTTGCAGCAATAAAGAATTGGTGGCTGCCGTCTCTGCTGCCGGAGGGTTGGGTGTGGTTCAGCCCCTTTCAATGGTCTTTGTCTATGGCGATGATTTTCGTGAGGGTTTGCGTTGGATTCGCAGCCAGACAGATCGACCCATTGGCATGAATGTGCTGATTGAAAAATCGGCAAAGGCCTATGAAGAGCGCATGCAGACCTGGGTAGAAATCGCACTTGAAGAAGGTGTGCGCTTCTTTCTGACTTCTTTGGGCAACCCCCGCTGGGTGGTTGAAAAGGTGCGTCCGTTAGGCGGTATTGTCTATCACGACGTTACCGAACGCAAATGGGCCCTTAAAGCGCTGGAGGCAGACGTCGATGGCCTGATTTGTGTGAATGAGCGGGCCGGTGGGCACGCTGGGCAACGCAGTGCAGAGCGTTTACTGGCCGATCTCAAGGATTTGGGCAAGCCCTTGATCTGTGCGGGGGGGATTGGCGACCCCCAGGCGTTTCGGGAAGCCCTGGAGATGGGCTATGCGGGCGTGCAGATGGGAACGCGTTTTATTGCGACCCAAGAGTGTAAAGCCCATGAAGATTATAAACAGGCCATTCTCAAGGCCCATGCTGAGGATATTGTTCTGACCGATCGTCTTTCTGGCACGCCCTGCGCGATTATCAAAACCCCAGCTGTTGAACGGATGGGCATCAATGCCTCCTGGCTTGAGAAAAAGTTGCTTAAAAACCGCCGCACCAAATACCTGATGCGTACGCTTTATGCCTTGCAATCGGTTTGGAAATTAAAGCAGGCGGCCTTAAAAGGCAATGGCTATAAGGATTTTTGGCAGGCTGGTAAAAGCGTTGAAACCATTCATGAGGTTTTACCTGCTGCCGAGATCGTGAAAAGCTTTGCTGCAGCGCTTGAGTCTGAAGTCTCGGTCAGCGAAACTTGA
- a CDS encoding acyl transferase, which produces MTLLSTLLSFFPLSVLVLWGSTFFFLLQAPNLPRFLLFLLFPYLYPLLCFRLLNLFHPLKEGRYNLSERQYNPWWGSHQIQLIYFACPWLEAFLRLIPGLYSAWLRLWGAKIGKAIYWTPNIKIDDRPLVEIGDQVLFGHQVHLIGHVILPHKGQMRLFVKKTKIGKACFLGAGSRLGPGVVVEDGVFLPMQTDAQISQVFSAPATGQTE; this is translated from the coding sequence ATGACCTTGCTCTCAACCCTGCTTTCCTTTTTTCCGCTTTCGGTGCTGGTTTTATGGGGCAGCACGTTCTTTTTTCTGCTGCAGGCCCCCAATTTGCCTCGTTTTTTGCTGTTTCTGCTTTTTCCCTATCTCTATCCTTTGCTTTGCTTTCGCCTGCTCAATCTCTTTCACCCCTTGAAAGAAGGGCGCTATAACCTGAGTGAGCGGCAATACAATCCCTGGTGGGGCAGCCATCAGATTCAGCTGATTTACTTCGCCTGCCCCTGGCTGGAAGCCTTTTTACGACTGATTCCAGGGCTTTACAGCGCCTGGTTAAGGCTCTGGGGCGCAAAAATTGGCAAAGCCATTTACTGGACTCCCAATATAAAAATCGACGACCGCCCCCTGGTTGAGATTGGCGATCAGGTATTGTTTGGCCACCAGGTGCATCTGATCGGGCATGTCATTCTGCCCCACAAAGGCCAGATGCGGCTTTTCGTTAAAAAAACCAAGATTGGTAAGGCCTGTTTTTTAGGCGCGGGCTCACGCCTGGGCCCCGGTGTGGTGGTAGAAGACGGGGTTTTTCTGCCCATGCAGACCGATGCCCAGATCAGCCAGGTCTTCAGTGCTCCAGCGACAGGGCAAACCGAATGA
- a CDS encoding GH3 auxin-responsive promoter has protein sequence MSRAGLLTLFRWATDWSWKRFERALQTPSQAQNQTLQAILKASSLKGIHDYARFRQLPLRSYEDLAPRILAAKTSERGFLSRQRPRAYEPTSGSSGAQKLIPYTPALIASFTQLFVLWAHDFLTHGPALKGGRLYFSISPQFHETNEGLSDDSDYLSGPTAWLFRQFALVSPHIKKLKNPDDFFKVLALSLLAAEDLEIISIWSPSFLLSLLNFIQNHREMLLEAGQKTEHKIAGLHFQTGALPADKQTELRKTEPNWQILFPTLKLISCWGAQNARTGFEELKRLFPHCHVQEKGLLATEAPISFPSEKYHLFLPLLTQVFFEFLDHTGQILLLDQIQIGQSYELIISQKSGLLRYRLGDRVRVVGKALNTPCFEFLGRDQAISDLVGEKLNEDYLAQIAQSLWPALYLCLVPDSALPGYTLFSNAPLNIQAFEAELMRSPHYCNARQLQQLKPLQAVVVPDLSEKLKRFFSQERGLKWGDVKDRYLYSQEKDGNLSGFLKN, from the coding sequence ATGAGCCGGGCAGGACTGCTCACGCTCTTCCGCTGGGCCACAGACTGGAGCTGGAAACGATTTGAACGTGCCCTGCAAACGCCCTCTCAAGCTCAAAATCAAACCCTGCAAGCCATTCTGAAGGCCAGCAGCCTGAAAGGCATTCATGATTACGCGAGGTTTCGCCAATTGCCCCTGCGCTCCTATGAGGATCTTGCCCCCCGGATTTTAGCCGCCAAAACCAGCGAAAGAGGCTTTCTCAGCCGCCAAAGGCCACGGGCCTATGAGCCGACCAGTGGCTCCAGTGGCGCACAAAAGCTCATTCCCTATACCCCCGCACTGATCGCCAGTTTTACCCAACTCTTTGTTTTATGGGCCCATGATTTTCTCACGCATGGCCCCGCTCTGAAAGGAGGCCGACTTTATTTCAGCATTTCGCCCCAGTTTCATGAAACGAACGAAGGTCTGAGCGACGACAGCGATTATTTGAGCGGCCCCACAGCCTGGCTCTTTCGTCAGTTTGCCCTGGTCTCTCCGCACATCAAAAAGCTCAAAAACCCCGATGATTTTTTTAAAGTTTTGGCGCTTTCCCTGCTGGCAGCAGAAGATCTTGAAATCATCTCGATCTGGTCTCCCAGCTTTTTGCTCTCCTTGCTGAACTTTATTCAAAACCACCGCGAAATGCTGCTTGAAGCAGGGCAAAAAACAGAACACAAAATCGCGGGTCTGCACTTTCAAACCGGTGCCTTGCCCGCTGATAAACAGACTGAACTGCGCAAAACTGAACCCAATTGGCAAATCCTTTTTCCCACCCTAAAACTGATCTCCTGCTGGGGGGCTCAAAATGCCCGCACCGGCTTTGAAGAACTGAAACGTCTTTTCCCCCACTGCCATGTGCAGGAAAAAGGCCTCTTGGCAACCGAAGCCCCGATCAGTTTTCCTTCCGAAAAATACCATTTGTTTTTGCCCTTGCTCACCCAGGTTTTTTTTGAGTTTTTAGATCATACTGGGCAGATTCTTCTCTTGGATCAAATTCAGATCGGCCAGAGCTATGAGCTGATTATCAGCCAAAAATCAGGGCTTTTGCGCTACCGCTTAGGGGACAGGGTACGCGTGGTGGGCAAAGCCCTGAATACACCCTGTTTTGAATTTTTGGGGCGTGATCAGGCTATTTCAGACTTGGTAGGTGAAAAACTGAACGAAGACTATCTGGCCCAGATCGCGCAAAGTCTTTGGCCCGCGCTCTATCTCTGTCTGGTTCCCGACAGCGCGCTTCCGGGCTATACCCTCTTCAGCAATGCCCCCCTGAATATCCAGGCTTTTGAAGCCGAACTGATGCGCTCCCCCCATTATTGCAATGCCCGCCAATTGCAGCAGTTAAAACCTCTTCAGGCGGTGGTCGTGCCTGATTTAAGTGAAAAGCTGAAACGCTTTTTCAGCCAGGAACGCGGCCTGAAATGGGGCGATGTGAAAGACCGGTATTTGTACAGCCAGGAAAAAGATGGGAACTTGAGTGGCTTTTTAAAGAATTGA
- a CDS encoding ferredoxin: MIRHRISFSGGESIEVNEGEFLSESLDVTNSPILFGCRTGICATCLVEVLEGTENLPPLGEEEAEVLEIYAEREHCRLSCQLKLSGPVKLNYLGK; this comes from the coding sequence ATGATCCGGCACCGTATTTCTTTCTCTGGTGGAGAAAGCATTGAGGTCAATGAGGGAGAATTTCTCTCGGAATCCTTAGATGTTACCAATTCTCCGATCCTGTTTGGCTGCCGCACAGGCATTTGTGCCACCTGTTTGGTGGAGGTGCTCGAAGGCACGGAAAACCTTCCCCCCCTGGGAGAGGAAGAAGCCGAAGTACTTGAAATCTACGCTGAACGGGAGCACTGCCGGCTCTCCTGCCAACTCAAACTGAGCGGCCCCGTCAAATTGAACTATCTGGGCAAATAA
- a CDS encoding cytochrome oxidase assembly protein has protein sequence MKQPSPAFTRYAWGLLAFLVGVILWGAWVRISGAGAGCGNHWPTCNGVVLPIAPNTKTLIEFTHRLTSGLCLPLVLGMMIWAWKLFPKQHAVRKAAALTLFFLLSEAALGAGLVKFELVAQNTSVARAITAALHLINTFTLAATSALVAWWSAHPAPLAWNQNRQAKWPLLLAMAALIVTGMSGAVTALGDTLFPTTIFVEGGIFARLQEDLSGSTHFLVQLRLIHPILAVGLAFYLLFLSSSLRADHEEGPRMRLGSLLTTLTICQFLVGFSNILLAAPGLIQIVHLLLAVSIWLTLILLLVSVLAEEAENAGIEKPLAVTSG, from the coding sequence ATGAAACAACCCTCACCAGCCTTTACACGTTACGCCTGGGGCCTGCTTGCTTTTTTGGTGGGTGTCATTCTCTGGGGCGCCTGGGTACGCATCAGTGGGGCTGGCGCTGGCTGCGGCAATCATTGGCCCACCTGCAATGGCGTTGTTTTGCCAATTGCACCCAATACCAAAACCCTGATTGAATTTACCCACCGACTGACCAGTGGCCTCTGTCTGCCTCTGGTTCTGGGGATGATGATCTGGGCCTGGAAACTTTTTCCCAAACAGCATGCTGTTCGCAAAGCTGCAGCCCTGACCCTTTTCTTTCTGCTCAGTGAGGCGGCCTTGGGAGCCGGTCTGGTGAAATTTGAACTGGTCGCCCAGAATACCTCCGTAGCCCGCGCTATTACAGCGGCTTTGCACCTGATCAATACCTTTACCCTGGCAGCAACCTCAGCACTCGTAGCCTGGTGGTCGGCTCACCCTGCCCCCTTGGCCTGGAACCAAAACAGACAGGCAAAATGGCCCCTTCTACTGGCCATGGCTGCCCTGATCGTCACAGGCATGAGTGGCGCTGTGACCGCCTTGGGGGACACACTCTTTCCCACGACTATTTTTGTAGAGGGAGGTATTTTTGCCCGTTTACAGGAAGATCTCTCTGGCAGCACGCATTTTCTGGTACAATTGCGCCTGATACATCCGATTCTGGCAGTAGGTCTGGCTTTTTATTTGCTTTTTCTGAGTTCTTCGTTGCGTGCAGATCATGAAGAAGGGCCCCGGATGCGCTTGGGCAGCTTGCTGACCACGCTTACGATTTGCCAATTCTTGGTGGGTTTCAGCAATATTCTTTTGGCTGCCCCGGGTCTGATTCAGATTGTGCACTTACTTCTGGCGGTCTCTATCTGGCTGACCCTGATTTTACTGCTCGTCAGCGTTCTGGCTGAAGAAGCTGAAAACGCAGGCATTGAAAAACCGCTGGCCGTAACCAGCGGTTAA
- a CDS encoding sterol desaturase family protein: MLELAVFWLLFACLLLNPKSRAQLRQKSPFEWGLDTSNLLIQGFLIPFLRMAGVFALLKYFWPQAQGLWQLSNWAGFLLCFIGVDYLYYWNHRLFHHKKIFPVHVVHHTVTQMDVMATSRNTLWTSFLILYLWVNGLLLYLTNLNSGFISAMALTACLDMWKHSNLLQNQTGLQNWLSRWLLLMTPLNHAWHHSARLNYNFGANLNLFDRLHGTYSAETDYPERLGVQSHLRPWQTLLFPFQP, from the coding sequence ATGCTGGAACTGGCCGTATTCTGGTTGCTTTTTGCCTGCTTGCTGCTCAACCCCAAAAGCCGTGCCCAATTGCGTCAGAAAAGCCCCTTTGAATGGGGGCTGGATACCAGCAATCTGCTGATTCAAGGGTTTCTGATTCCCTTTCTGCGCATGGCCGGGGTCTTTGCCCTGCTCAAATACTTCTGGCCCCAAGCTCAGGGGCTTTGGCAACTCTCAAACTGGGCGGGATTTCTGCTTTGTTTTATAGGGGTTGATTATCTCTATTACTGGAATCACCGCCTTTTTCACCACAAAAAAATTTTTCCGGTACATGTGGTGCACCATACTGTCACCCAAATGGATGTCATGGCCACCTCGCGCAATACCCTCTGGACCAGCTTTTTAATTCTCTATCTCTGGGTCAATGGTCTGCTGCTCTATCTGACCAATCTCAACAGCGGTTTTATAAGCGCCATGGCCCTGACCGCCTGCCTGGACATGTGGAAACACTCCAACCTGCTGCAAAACCAAACCGGCTTACAAAACTGGCTTTCCCGCTGGCTTTTGCTCATGACGCCCCTCAACCACGCCTGGCACCATTCCGCCAGGCTCAATTATAATTTTGGCGCCAATCTCAATCTCTTTGATCGCCTGCACGGCACCTACAGCGCAGAAACCGATTACCCCGAACGCTTGGGGGTACAATCCCATCTGCGTCCCTGGCAAACCTTGCTCTTTCCCTTTCAGCCATGA
- a CDS encoding YdcF family protein → MIGLVCLGVLLLGGLVQTGWILWVGLHDSKDRANVALVMGSQVLPNGQVSPRLKARLDRALELYQKKQVAFILVSGGLGKEGHEEGVVMGRYLVRKGVPREDLLVDTEGYDTFQTAKNTFQMLEQQHLRSVIVVSSYFHILRTQLALAKCGVSPVWGTYARIFEWRDLYWSLPREILGYYGYLLRPCPTGPALMAPAPLD, encoded by the coding sequence ATGATTGGACTGGTTTGCTTGGGAGTACTCCTATTGGGGGGATTGGTGCAGACGGGCTGGATTTTGTGGGTCGGCCTGCACGACAGCAAAGATCGTGCCAATGTTGCTTTGGTGATGGGATCTCAGGTTTTGCCCAATGGTCAGGTTTCTCCCCGGCTCAAAGCCCGTCTCGATCGGGCGTTGGAACTCTATCAGAAAAAACAGGTGGCTTTTATTCTGGTCAGTGGAGGCTTGGGCAAAGAGGGCCATGAAGAAGGTGTGGTGATGGGACGTTATCTGGTGCGCAAAGGGGTTCCCCGTGAAGATCTGCTGGTTGATACCGAAGGCTATGATACGTTTCAAACCGCCAAGAATACCTTTCAAATGCTGGAGCAGCAGCATTTGCGCTCTGTGATTGTGGTATCCAGTTATTTTCATATTCTGCGCACACAACTGGCTTTGGCAAAATGTGGGGTTAGCCCGGTTTGGGGGACGTATGCCCGGATCTTTGAATGGCGTGATTTGTATTGGTCTTTGCCCCGCGAGATTCTTGGCTATTATGGCTATTTACTGCGCCCTTGTCCCACGGGGCCAGCCCTTATGGCCCCTGCTCCACTCGATTGA
- a CDS encoding aromatic ring-hydroxylating dioxygenase subunit alpha, translated as MQTETKMQVSYKNYWYIACQSHELKANQALQRIVLDEWIALFRDEEGKPVAFQDRCPHRNFKLSQGHVKDGLLQCPYHGWVFDKNAQVVAIPSESKNFKPLKSRCAKRFDVLEQDDFIYVRLESHPDIQSGPFRMPHYREPGYRTQRLFNVFKNNVTNCAENYVDVPHTVFVHDKIFRVSRDEKVDATVTRKNGTVKVDYRNETDNMGWFSFFLNPKKEKIIHIDYFHVPNITSVEYIFSPGKEFYITSHSTPVNDQLTHVYTDLTYRFGIFTPFAGPIVRYQGQSVIDQDIEVLDTQMEVIHKYGERFSNSTADIVHVLIESLRNAIAKGQNPAELGEQQHDFEFWI; from the coding sequence ATGCAAACCGAAACCAAAATGCAGGTCTCTTATAAAAATTATTGGTATATTGCCTGCCAATCCCATGAACTCAAGGCCAACCAAGCTCTGCAACGCATTGTGCTGGATGAATGGATCGCCCTCTTCCGAGATGAAGAAGGCAAACCCGTTGCCTTTCAAGACCGCTGCCCACACCGCAATTTCAAGCTCTCACAGGGCCATGTCAAGGATGGTTTACTGCAATGCCCTTACCATGGCTGGGTTTTTGACAAAAATGCCCAGGTCGTCGCGATTCCCTCTGAAAGTAAAAATTTCAAACCGCTTAAATCACGCTGTGCCAAACGTTTTGACGTGCTTGAACAGGATGATTTTATTTATGTACGCTTGGAAAGCCATCCCGACATTCAATCCGGCCCCTTTCGCATGCCCCATTACCGTGAACCCGGTTACCGCACCCAACGGCTTTTCAATGTCTTTAAAAACAATGTCACCAATTGTGCCGAAAACTATGTCGATGTCCCCCATACCGTCTTTGTGCACGATAAAATTTTCAGGGTCAGCCGCGATGAAAAGGTCGATGCCACCGTCACCCGCAAAAATGGCACGGTGAAAGTGGATTACCGCAATGAAACCGACAATATGGGCTGGTTTTCATTTTTTCTCAACCCCAAAAAAGAAAAAATCATTCACATCGATTATTTTCATGTGCCCAATATTACCAGCGTGGAGTATATTTTCTCACCGGGCAAAGAGTTCTATATCACCTCGCACAGCACACCCGTCAACGACCAGTTAACCCATGTCTATACCGATTTAACTTACCGTTTCGGCATTTTCACCCCCTTTGCCGGCCCGATCGTACGCTACCAAGGCCAGAGCGTCATTGATCAAGACATTGAAGTGCTCGATACCCAAATGGAAGTGATCCACAAATACGGCGAACGCTTTTCAAACTCCACGGCAGACATCGTCCATGTTTTGATTGAATCGCTGCGCAACGCGATCGCCAAGGGGCAAAACCCCGCTGAACTGGGCGAACAGCAACATGATTTTGAGTTCTGGATCTGA